A region of the Candidatus Zixiibacteriota bacterium genome:
GCCTCACTTCGCGCACGGGCGGCTTCAATCTGCCCGTGGGCCATCTAATCGCATTCCCTTCATATCAAAATCTGTTGCGCATCGATGGTGATTCGGAACCTTTCCCATTATATAGAAGGAAATTATTATGCTTTTTGATGAAAATCAACATATTTTCAAGCGCCCAAATACGGCCATTGCCCAAAACCATGTCACATCTTCACAACTCTTTTGGGCATGCTATTTTACACCGTTGGCCTTTTACTCCGCCCCAACAAAACTGCGCATTTTAAAAAACGAAGAAACAAACCCATTTTGCCTACCCCCTCCCGACCACCCAACCCATTCTCCGGCAACAAATAAACGAAATGTGATTATGTTTTTTAGAGGGTCGGGATTCTGAAAGACAAAGCCATTTACCTGTTCCTCAAAGTCCTCAGCTTGGCACCCCGCCCGCCTGCGGCCGGCTGTGGGTATGCCATATCGTCTTCGAAAACTCCGCAATGAAAATTATAGTGGAAAATTTCCGGATGGGGACTAATTATACGGGGGACATGGGAAACATATCGAACTTCGATGATTGGCTGAGTCGAAATAGGTCGAAGCCCCCTGGCGAAATGGATTTCTGAAAAATGGCAGAATATGCGGGAACGAATCAGGACAGATAAATGCTGAAAAAGGAGAGAATTATATCTGAAATCTATTGCCATCAGGCAAAGTGCGTCTTAACTTGAAGTATGTTCGTGTCCGAATTGTCTGACAACATAAACTTATGGCGCCTCTGCCCGAAACGGTGGAGACAGAATAAATATATCTTTATCCATCTCCTATCTTGATTTCACGGCAATTTCCGGTTATTTTCAATTAATTGACTCAACGCCTTGCCTAAACATATGTAACAGAGAGGATATCCGAAACTTGACGCATCAAACACGAAAATCTGTCCCGCCGGGCCATATCAGGTCAGCTGATCGGCCGGCCAAATCCTCTCACAGTGGGTTTTCCGGCCTTGGGATCGCCCCCGGTCTGCTCGATGCCATTGACCGCCTCAAATTCAGCGAACCAACACCGATCCAAAAGCAGTCCATCCCCATAAGTATCGAGGGGAAGGACCTTATTGCGATCGCTCAAACCGGGACCGGCAAGACACTCGCGTTTGCCGTTCCCATGATTCAGCGCCTGGCCCAAATCAAGGGACGCGGCCTCATCATTACGCCGACTCGTGAATTGGCGCTTCAGATCGACGAAGCCCTCAATGATGTCGGCCGATCTTTGGGCCTGCGGACCACCGTGCTGATAGGTGGAGCGCCAATGGCGCCCCAGCGCCGCTCGCTCGAGCGGGAACCGCGTGTAATCGTCGCCACGCCGGGACGCCTGCTTGACCACCTCGAACACCGGTTTGTCAGTCTTACCGACGTGCAAATTCTTGTCCTCGACGAGGCGGATCGGATGCTCGACATGGGCTTTGCTCCCCAGATCAACAAGATTCTGGCCGCGGTTCCGAAAAAACGTCAGATGATGCTCTTTTCAGCGACCATGCCGAAGGAAATTCTGGCCCTCGCACGGCGGGAAATGCAAGTTCCGATTCATGTGGAAGTCGCCCCATCGGGAACAGCTCCAGCCAAAGTCGTTCAGGAGATTTTTTTCGTGGAAAAAGGGGCAAAGACGCAATTGCTCAAGGTTGTGCTTGAACAGTATCTGGGTCCGGTGCTCATTTTCACCCGGACCAAGCATGGGGCGCGAAAGCTCGCGCGCGAGGTGAAAAGTATGGGGCATTCGGCCGCGGAGATCCATTCGAATCGGAGCATGCCGCAGCGACGCGAGGCGCTCGACGGTTTCAAGTCGGGCAAGTACCGCGCTCTGGTGGCGACCGATATCGCCTCACGGGGAATCGATGTGTCCGGAATTGAGTTGGTTGTCAACTATGATCTGCCGTCGAATTCTGAAGATTATGTCCATCGTATCGGACGTACCGCGCGAGCAGGCCTATCCGGTCGGGCGATATCATTTGCTACCCTCGCCCAGAAAAAAGATATCAGGGACATTGAGCGGTTGATCAGAACCGACATCCCAATAGTGAAATTGCCCCCGTTGCCGCTTCAGCGTCGAGGGGAATTTGCACCCAAATCCTCCCGCGCCGACGAACCGCCGCAGCGCCCATATTCGGATCAACGGCCGTCAAAGAAACCGATATCTTCGCGCCGTTCGTCGAATCGGGTAGGTTTCCGATGGCGGAGACGGAGATAGCGAGTATTGTTTGAAGCAAATAAGGGTTTGATAAATCAAACCCCTGCGAAACCGATTTATTGAATTCGTTATTGATTACCGGGCATCTCCGTCAACCGGCATTGGGGAATCTTAAAAGCTGCTGGGGAGTGAGAATGACGCCGACTACCGACCTGGCGGCCGGCGGAATTTTCTGTGACAGCTTGCGTTCCTCGGAGTTCAATACTGCTTTACGCATCCGGATCGCTTTTGGTGTCACCTCCACAAGCTCGTCGGGACCGATCCATTCCATAGCCTGCTCCAATGACATCTTGTGCGGCACATTGAGCGTTACCCCGATATCTTTCGTGGATGAACGGTGATTGGTCAGATTTTTGAGTTTGGTGGGGTTGCATGTAAAATCATAGGTTCGCGAATTTTCGCCCACTATCTGACCGATATAGACTCGCTCGGTTGGTTCGATGAAGAGAATCGCCCGCTCCTGCAACCGATCGATCGCATGGGCGGTTGCCGGGCCGGTATCCATGCTGACAACGGAGCCGCGGCTGCGAGAGACAATGTCGCCCTGCCAGGGGCCATAGCCGACAAAGCGAGAGGACATAATTCCCAGACCGCGAGTATCGGGTAGAAATTCCGACCGATAACCGATCAGGCCGCGGGTCGATATGGAAAATTCGATCCTGATAACGTTGGTGCCGGCATTTTCAATGGTGCGAAGCTCCCCTCGGCGTCGCGCCAGTTTTTCAATAATTACCCCTTGGTACTCCTCGGGGACATCTATGATCAATTGCTCCATCGGCTCCAGCGTATTTCCCGCCGCATCCTCCTGCTTGATAACCTCGGGACGAGAGACACAAAACTCCAGCCCCTCGCGCCGCATTTCTTCAATTAAGATAGCCAGATGCAGCTCACCCCGGCCGGATACTTTCACGCCATCGGATCGTCCCTGGTCTTCCATACGCAGAGCCACATTGATACGAAGTTCCCGCTCCAGGCGATCTTTCAGCTGG
Encoded here:
- a CDS encoding DEAD/DEAH box helicase is translated as MTHQTRKSVPPGHIRSADRPAKSSHSGFSGLGIAPGLLDAIDRLKFSEPTPIQKQSIPISIEGKDLIAIAQTGTGKTLAFAVPMIQRLAQIKGRGLIITPTRELALQIDEALNDVGRSLGLRTTVLIGGAPMAPQRRSLEREPRVIVATPGRLLDHLEHRFVSLTDVQILVLDEADRMLDMGFAPQINKILAAVPKKRQMMLFSATMPKEILALARREMQVPIHVEVAPSGTAPAKVVQEIFFVEKGAKTQLLKVVLEQYLGPVLIFTRTKHGARKLAREVKSMGHSAAEIHSNRSMPQRREALDGFKSGKYRALVATDIASRGIDVSGIELVVNYDLPSNSEDYVHRIGRTARAGLSGRAISFATLAQKKDIRDIERLIRTDIPIVKLPPLPLQRRGEFAPKSSRADEPPQRPYSDQRPSKKPISSRRSSNRVGFRWRRRR